From a region of the Halanaerobium hydrogeniformans genome:
- a CDS encoding MutS-related protein: MKDFHSILYKDATYNGNEEEPDFFGDLNLDQIVNNITAGKKEYNLKSFFYRPLSNLENIKYRQQIMQELENNELYKKIDSFAKKMRRVRQFLNLVQELSYKYNQQGWLLEAVDLYCQAVNELTAGLKSTKLKSLGFLSFKEYLLDYVDTDYFNNLQREMEEIKEELADIKYCLNIYGGKVRVQEYQGEKDYRPEIEQTFARFKENGAKDYKNNLRTSTGMNHVEAKIIERVAKLYPDIFSRLDNYYNTHSDFLDQTISVFDREVQFYLAYLENISSLKKAGLSFCYPILSTDDKNESCQQMFDLALAQKYSKKQKTVISNDFYLEDRERIIVVTGPNQGGKTTFARSFGQLHYLANLGCPIPAKKAKLFLFEGIFTHFEREENIKDLHGKLESDLLRIRKIINQITDRSLVILNEIFTSTTARDAVFLGKKVLKKIIKKDSIAICVTFLDELTSMSPKVVSMVAQVESDDPTNRTYKLIREKANGVAYAVSIAEKYRLTYDCLKERIS, translated from the coding sequence ATGAAAGATTTCCATAGTATATTATATAAAGATGCTACTTATAATGGAAATGAAGAAGAACCAGATTTTTTTGGTGATCTAAATCTTGATCAGATAGTTAATAATATTACTGCTGGGAAGAAAGAATATAACTTGAAATCTTTTTTTTACAGACCTCTTAGCAACCTTGAAAATATCAAGTACCGTCAGCAGATAATGCAGGAGCTAGAAAATAATGAACTTTACAAAAAGATAGATAGTTTTGCTAAAAAGATGCGTAGGGTAAGACAGTTTCTCAATCTAGTTCAAGAACTTAGCTATAAGTATAACCAGCAGGGCTGGTTATTAGAGGCTGTTGATCTTTACTGTCAGGCAGTAAATGAACTAACTGCTGGATTAAAAAGTACTAAATTAAAATCATTAGGTTTTCTTAGCTTTAAAGAATATCTACTGGATTATGTAGATACTGATTATTTTAATAATCTGCAGCGAGAAATGGAGGAAATTAAAGAAGAACTGGCAGATATTAAATACTGTCTGAATATTTATGGAGGGAAAGTTAGAGTTCAGGAATATCAGGGTGAAAAAGATTACCGACCCGAAATAGAACAAACATTCGCAAGATTTAAAGAAAATGGAGCAAAGGATTATAAAAATAATTTGCGAACTTCTACAGGTATGAACCATGTTGAAGCTAAAATAATTGAAAGGGTAGCAAAACTGTATCCAGATATTTTTTCTAGACTTGATAATTATTATAATACTCATTCTGACTTTTTGGACCAAACTATTAGCGTTTTTGATCGAGAGGTACAATTCTATTTAGCATATCTTGAAAATATTTCTTCTTTGAAGAAGGCTGGTTTAAGTTTCTGCTATCCTATACTGAGTACTGATGATAAGAATGAATCCTGTCAGCAGATGTTTGATCTTGCTCTAGCTCAAAAATATTCCAAAAAGCAAAAAACTGTGATCAGTAATGATTTTTATCTAGAAGACAGGGAAAGAATTATAGTTGTAACAGGACCTAACCAGGGTGGTAAAACGACCTTTGCACGTAGTTTTGGACAATTACATTATCTAGCAAACCTTGGTTGTCCTATACCAGCTAAAAAAGCCAAGCTCTTTTTATTTGAAGGAATTTTTACTCACTTTGAAAGAGAAGAAAATATTAAGGATTTGCATGGAAAATTAGAAAGTGATCTTTTAAGAATTCGAAAAATTATTAATCAGATAACAGATCGCAGCCTGGTTATTTTGAATGAAATATTTACTTCTACAACAGCAAGAGATGCTGTTTTTCTCGGCAAAAAAGTCCTTAAAAAAATAATAAAGAAAGATTCAATAGCTATCTGTGTAACTTTTCTGGACGAATTGACTTCTATGAGCCCTAAAGTAGTTAGTATGGTAGCACAGGTTGAATCAGATGATCCCACAAATCGAACATATAAGTTAATTAGAGAAAAAGCTAATGGGGTGGCCTATGCAGTTTCAATTGCTGAAAAATACAGGCTTACTTATGATTGCTTGAAGGAGAGGATTAGTTAA
- a CDS encoding dihydrolipoyl dehydrogenase family protein, whose translation MEKHDLIVIGMGPAGMAVTAMAANMNLDVLAIEKHKVGGECLNYGCIPSKALLKAGEANEVTRNLKQYGIKLDAKTEIDDPLEVVRKKVNQISGAKTMKAFERANLIVDQGAAKFVDKKVIEVDGQKYTADKIFIAAGTRPMIPPIPGLKDVSRLTNLNIFEQKEIPEKLTIIGGGAIGSEMAQAFSRLGSEVNIFQIDNHLVPSGDEEAGRVLEEKFKKEEIGVFNSTGIDKVEEKNGKIITHTEKGIFESDEILVAAGREIYLEPLELGKAGIEYDQNGIEVNSRLETNVKGVYAIGDCNGISMFSHAAMHQGMLALMNAINPTPIKQFKYEDFVVPWSVFTKPEIAQAGMTEKEAEEKGLDFQVIKSKYGDYGRTIADGKPEGFVKVICSSKGKVFGATIVGEAASELIQEWVLAIQHNLSMFDIMMTQHSFPTISLLNKRVAEKWMMGKTDSGIVTKLAKKFI comes from the coding sequence ATGGAAAAACACGATTTGATTGTTATTGGTATGGGACCTGCTGGAATGGCAGTTACAGCGATGGCAGCAAATATGAACTTAGATGTACTTGCAATTGAAAAACATAAAGTTGGTGGAGAATGTTTAAATTATGGCTGTATTCCCAGCAAAGCTTTACTTAAAGCTGGTGAGGCAAATGAAGTTACAAGAAACTTAAAACAATATGGAATTAAATTAGATGCAAAAACTGAAATTGATGATCCTTTAGAGGTAGTTCGAAAAAAGGTTAATCAAATTAGTGGGGCAAAAACAATGAAGGCTTTTGAGAGGGCTAATTTGATAGTTGATCAGGGAGCAGCTAAATTTGTAGATAAAAAGGTTATAGAAGTTGATGGGCAGAAATATACAGCAGATAAAATATTTATTGCAGCTGGAACAAGGCCTATGATACCTCCTATTCCCGGTTTAAAAGATGTCTCTAGATTAACTAATTTAAATATATTTGAACAGAAAGAGATTCCAGAAAAGCTAACTATTATTGGTGGAGGAGCAATTGGATCTGAGATGGCCCAGGCCTTCTCTAGACTTGGTTCGGAGGTAAATATATTTCAAATTGATAATCACCTTGTTCCTTCAGGTGATGAAGAAGCAGGCAGAGTATTGGAGGAGAAATTCAAAAAAGAAGAAATTGGAGTATTTAATAGTACAGGAATAGACAAAGTAGAAGAGAAAAACGGCAAAATTATTACTCATACAGAAAAAGGAATATTTGAATCAGATGAAATTCTTGTCGCTGCAGGAAGAGAAATATATCTTGAGCCTTTAGAACTCGGTAAGGCAGGGATTGAATATGATCAAAATGGAATCGAAGTTAACAGCCGTTTAGAAACAAATGTCAAAGGTGTTTATGCAATAGGTGATTGCAATGGTATATCAATGTTCTCTCATGCCGCTATGCATCAGGGGATGCTTGCTTTAATGAATGCGATAAATCCTACTCCAATCAAACAATTCAAATATGAAGATTTTGTTGTACCCTGGTCTGTTTTTACAAAACCAGAAATTGCACAGGCAGGTATGACAGAAAAAGAAGCTGAAGAAAAAGGCCTTGATTTTCAGGTAATTAAATCTAAATATGGGGATTATGGCAGAACTATTGCTGATGGTAAACCTGAAGGATTTGTAAAAGTTATCTGCAGCAGTAAAGGTAAGGTATTCGGGGCCACAATCGTTGGAGAAGCAGCAAGTGAATTAATCCAGGAATGGGTGCTTGCAATTCAGCATAATCTTTCAATGTTTGATATTATGATGACTCAGCATTCCTTCCCCACCATTTCTCTTTTAAATAAAAGGGTTGCAGAAAAATGGATGATGGGTAAAACTGATTCAGGTATAGTAACAAAACTAGCTAAAAAATTTATATAA
- a CDS encoding phosphatidylglycerophosphatase A, whose amino-acid sequence MLDKINHFLATGFYSGYLPYAPGTWGSLLIIILLFFFPFLNNFYLITALTIGGIAVANYEEKRTGIKDHSKIVIDEMAGQLITFYSLQTSVAVLIAGFILFRFFDIKKPWLIDRVQSLSSGLGVMLDDVLAGVVSLGILKIIIHFL is encoded by the coding sequence ATGCTCGATAAAATAAACCACTTTTTAGCCACTGGTTTTTACAGTGGGTATTTGCCTTATGCACCAGGTACATGGGGTTCACTGCTGATTATCATTTTATTATTTTTCTTTCCATTTTTAAATAATTTTTATTTAATTACAGCTTTAACAATTGGTGGAATAGCTGTTGCTAATTATGAGGAAAAAAGAACCGGTATCAAAGATCATTCTAAGATAGTTATTGATGAGATGGCAGGCCAGCTGATAACTTTTTACAGCCTGCAGACCAGTGTAGCAGTATTAATTGCCGGTTTTATCTTATTTAGGTTTTTTGATATTAAAAAACCCTGGCTAATTGATAGGGTACAGTCTCTATCATCAGGATTAGGGGTTATGTTAGATGATGTTTTGGCTGGAGTTGTTTCACTGGGAATATTAAAAATAATAATTCATTTTCTTTAA
- a CDS encoding MutS-related protein: MKVFLMYPEKDFDQEMKLPENSKALIKDLELNTLLKAMANEDDLIKDVVKKTILNSLTDISNIIYRQDILKDCLKNTKVVKDLYKLVIEAIDKKNNHYIGILRKSPTSILSGSVNLLKDFLEMLEKLRMMADNHKEEFDSEGFKQFFEIIQKQLNNQFFAEAEGHLEELKFRQGTFIKAELKEGNKGNNYSLLRNENSNLFEHLWSKISFNSARSYRFSINSRDDAGFRAISEIKDRAVNYTANTVGQASDHILGFFEKLRVELSFYIGCLNLSKKLEKLDEPISFPQPLKVTERKQQITELYDPCLALTMENKVVGNDLKAEKESLYIITGANQGGKSTFLRAIGLAQLMMQAGMFVTAESYTSNLCQDLYTHYKREEDTEMESGKFDEELKRMNKIVDNLEPNAMVLFNESFAATTEKEGSEIARQIVKALIEKKIKILFVTHLYNFASSFYEREDDDVKFLRAERKDDGSRTFKIVEARPLITSYGQDLYHNIFSTAK, encoded by the coding sequence ATGAAGGTATTTCTAATGTATCCAGAAAAAGATTTTGATCAAGAGATGAAATTGCCAGAAAATTCTAAAGCCCTGATTAAAGATCTAGAACTTAATACTTTACTAAAAGCTATGGCAAATGAAGATGATTTGATTAAAGATGTTGTCAAAAAAACAATACTTAATAGTCTTACTGACATTTCTAACATTATTTATCGGCAGGATATTTTAAAAGATTGTTTAAAAAATACTAAAGTTGTTAAAGATCTTTATAAACTTGTAATTGAAGCTATCGATAAAAAAAATAATCATTATATCGGTATTTTAAGGAAATCACCAACATCAATATTGAGTGGTTCTGTAAATTTACTTAAAGATTTTCTGGAAATGCTAGAAAAGTTAAGAATGATGGCTGATAACCATAAAGAAGAATTTGATTCTGAGGGATTTAAACAGTTTTTTGAAATAATACAGAAACAACTAAATAATCAATTTTTTGCTGAAGCAGAAGGGCATTTAGAGGAGTTAAAATTCCGACAAGGAACTTTCATCAAAGCAGAATTGAAAGAGGGTAATAAAGGAAACAACTATTCCCTGCTCAGAAATGAAAACAGTAATTTGTTTGAACATCTTTGGTCAAAGATTTCTTTTAATTCAGCTCGTTCATATAGGTTCTCTATAAATTCCCGCGATGATGCTGGCTTTAGGGCCATTTCAGAGATTAAAGATAGAGCAGTCAATTATACTGCCAATACAGTTGGTCAAGCCTCAGATCATATTCTGGGTTTTTTTGAAAAATTACGTGTAGAACTTTCTTTCTATATTGGTTGTTTAAATCTTTCTAAGAAATTAGAAAAACTAGATGAGCCGATAAGTTTTCCCCAACCACTGAAAGTTACTGAACGAAAACAGCAAATTACAGAATTATATGATCCCTGTTTAGCTTTAACCATGGAAAATAAAGTTGTTGGAAATGATCTAAAAGCTGAAAAAGAAAGTCTTTATATTATTACTGGGGCCAATCAAGGTGGCAAATCAACTTTTTTAAGAGCGATCGGTTTAGCTCAACTTATGATGCAGGCAGGAATGTTTGTGACAGCAGAATCATACACTTCTAATCTCTGCCAGGATCTTTATACACATTATAAACGAGAAGAAGACACGGAAATGGAAAGTGGAAAGTTTGATGAAGAATTAAAACGGATGAACAAAATAGTGGATAATCTCGAGCCTAATGCTATGGTTTTGTTTAATGAGTCTTTTGCAGCAACAACTGAAAAAGAAGGCTCAGAGATCGCAAGACAGATTGTAAAGGCATTAATAGAGAAAAAAATTAAAATCTTATTTGTCACTCATCTCTATAATTTTGCATCTAGTTTTTATGAGAGAGAAGATGATGATGTTAAATTTCTGAGAGCAGAAAGAAAAGATGATGGTAGCCGAACTTTTAAAATAGTTGAAGCAAGGCCATTAATTACCAGTTATGGTCAGGACCTCTATCATAATATTTTTTCTACTGCAAAGTAA
- a CDS encoding CinA family nicotinamide mononucleotide deamidase-related protein — MNTAIIATGSELLAGLVKDSNSKFLAENLRELGFTVTGIYLSSDKKEDIIRTIKFASENAELIFITGGLGPTEDDLSRDALAEALDRELIYSEEIARSLKDFFARHDYKMTENNFRQAYLPKDAKIIKNNNGTAPALKIFDNQTRFYLLPGVPREMVAIFNNSIKKELEKLSKNKIIYREYNFIGIGESTLEDKFNQIKIDSQIEKSYQATKGEVKLRLKVLLSDSMDREKTETMLDNAEQKLVKHLGEYLYSKDDKDILEIFVEKIKNSRLTIASAESFTGGLFAKRLSDKAGSSQFFKGSIVAYTKEAKINLLNLDPQIIKKYGMISKECVTAMAKNTAEIFKSDIAIAFSGVAGPGSMEDKMPGTMHIAIKYNDEIKTIELNKNYGRSLNRYYATQIAFFETIKLLK; from the coding sequence GTGAATACAGCAATTATTGCAACTGGATCTGAATTATTAGCTGGTTTAGTAAAAGATAGTAATTCTAAATTTTTAGCAGAAAATTTAAGAGAATTGGGATTTACAGTAACCGGTATCTATCTTAGCAGTGACAAAAAAGAGGATATTATTAGAACAATTAAATTTGCTTCTGAGAATGCTGAGTTGATCTTTATTACCGGTGGACTTGGACCGACAGAAGATGATTTAAGTAGAGATGCTCTTGCAGAAGCCTTAGACAGAGAACTGATTTATTCTGAAGAAATTGCCAGAAGTCTTAAAGATTTTTTTGCCAGGCATGATTATAAAATGACCGAAAATAATTTTCGTCAGGCCTATCTACCAAAAGATGCAAAAATAATTAAAAATAATAATGGTACTGCTCCAGCTTTAAAAATTTTTGATAATCAGACTAGATTTTATTTATTACCTGGAGTTCCTAGAGAAATGGTCGCAATATTTAATAATAGTATAAAAAAAGAACTTGAGAAATTATCAAAAAACAAAATAATTTATAGAGAATATAATTTTATTGGGATTGGTGAATCAACACTAGAAGATAAATTTAATCAAATAAAAATTGATTCACAAATAGAAAAAAGTTATCAAGCCACCAAGGGTGAGGTTAAATTAAGATTAAAGGTTCTGCTTTCTGATTCTATGGATAGAGAAAAAACTGAAACCATGCTTGATAATGCTGAACAAAAACTTGTCAAACATTTAGGAGAGTATCTTTATAGTAAAGACGATAAAGATATTTTAGAAATCTTTGTCGAGAAAATAAAAAACTCAAGATTAACAATTGCAAGTGCAGAATCTTTTACAGGTGGTCTTTTTGCAAAAAGGTTGAGTGATAAAGCTGGGAGCTCACAATTTTTTAAGGGTTCTATTGTGGCATATACTAAAGAGGCGAAAATAAATCTACTTAATTTAGATCCTCAAATCATCAAAAAATATGGGATGATAAGTAAAGAATGTGTAACTGCAATGGCCAAAAATACAGCTGAGATTTTTAAAAGTGATATTGCGATTGCCTTTAGTGGTGTTGCTGGCCCTGGTAGTATGGAAGATAAGATGCCTGGAACCATGCATATTGCAATAAAATATAATGATGAAATTAAAACCATAGAGTTAAATAAAAACTATGGCAGGTCTCTCAACCGTTATTATGCAACTCAAATAGCTTTTTTTGAAACTATTAAGCTCTTAAAATAA
- the pgsA gene encoding CDP-diacylglycerol--glycerol-3-phosphate 3-phosphatidyltransferase: MNLPNKLSALRILLVPIIIGLLFIGTFVGDLLALIVFIAAAITDRYDGYFARKYDMITALGKILDPLADKLLIYGVLIAFVQIGKITAWPVIIIIARGLAVTGLRVVAADQGSVIAASIWGKVKTTIQIITVIALIIDPHIINLPVYMTKGLVWIAVLITVYSGYKYFAGAEVDYS, from the coding sequence ATGAATCTACCAAATAAGTTGTCTGCTCTGAGAATTCTGCTGGTACCTATTATTATTGGCCTTTTATTTATCGGTACATTTGTGGGTGATCTTTTGGCTTTAATTGTTTTTATTGCTGCTGCAATAACTGATAGATATGATGGTTATTTTGCCAGAAAATATGACATGATAACTGCCCTGGGTAAAATTCTTGATCCTTTAGCTGATAAGCTTTTAATCTATGGTGTTTTAATAGCTTTTGTACAGATCGGTAAAATTACCGCCTGGCCAGTTATTATTATAATTGCAAGGGGGCTTGCAGTAACCGGTTTAAGAGTAGTTGCTGCTGATCAAGGATCTGTTATAGCTGCCAGTATATGGGGGAAAGTAAAAACTACTATTCAAATAATTACTGTTATAGCTTTAATAATAGATCCTCATATAATCAATTTGCCAGTATATATGACTAAAGGTCTTGTCTGGATAGCAGTGTTAATTACAGTTTATTCAGGATATAAATATTTTGCCGGAGCAGAAGTTGATTATTCATAA
- the rimO gene encoding 30S ribosomal protein S12 methylthiotransferase RimO: MIKYSIMTLGCPKNEVDSQHMQGFLNSDSEFEYINNFEKAEVIIINTCGFIQDAKEESIDTILTALEYKKEHNCRSVVVTGCLTQRYSEELQDEIAEIDAVLGTSNFDKITEVIKESLAGKKAGGIEEAGFDYSASLPRELDNNVFAYLKIAEGCNNNCSYCSIPQIRGGIKSRTIADIIREAKKIAESGIKELILIAQDTTQYGIDIYGRSALAPLLRKLTEVEGIEWIRILYSYPEFITEEMIEVIAEEDKICNYLDLPIQHSAIKIRKLMNRKGDREDIANIINMIRNKIPDVKLRTSLISGFPGESQADFEDLKNFIKEFKFDRLGVFEFSLEEDTAAYNLPNRISPEVKKQRKEELLEIQQEISLEKNKGLLNQELEVIIEEKTDDHYLARSRFDSPEIDNQIYIPVANNDLKIGNIYRTFITEAYHYELKGEIKDESTK; this comes from the coding sequence ATGATTAAATATTCTATAATGACATTAGGTTGTCCAAAAAATGAAGTTGATAGTCAGCATATGCAGGGTTTTTTAAATTCTGACAGCGAGTTTGAATATATAAATAACTTTGAAAAAGCAGAGGTAATCATTATTAATACCTGTGGTTTTATTCAGGATGCAAAAGAAGAATCTATAGACACAATTTTAACAGCACTGGAATATAAAAAAGAACACAATTGTAGATCGGTTGTTGTAACCGGTTGTTTAACTCAGAGATATAGTGAAGAATTACAGGATGAGATAGCAGAGATTGATGCAGTACTTGGGACCTCTAATTTTGATAAAATAACAGAGGTAATAAAGGAGAGTTTAGCCGGTAAAAAAGCCGGTGGAATAGAAGAGGCCGGTTTTGATTACAGTGCATCTTTACCAAGAGAGCTTGATAATAATGTTTTTGCTTATTTAAAAATTGCAGAAGGCTGTAATAACAACTGCAGTTACTGCAGTATACCTCAGATTAGAGGTGGTATAAAAAGCAGAACAATTGCTGATATAATAAGAGAGGCCAAAAAAATAGCGGAATCCGGTATCAAAGAGTTAATTTTAATTGCCCAGGATACAACCCAGTATGGAATTGATATTTATGGTCGTTCTGCTCTTGCCCCACTTTTAAGAAAGTTAACTGAAGTTGAGGGTATTGAATGGATAAGAATCTTATATAGCTATCCAGAATTTATAACAGAAGAGATGATAGAAGTAATTGCTGAAGAAGATAAAATATGTAATTATCTTGATCTACCAATCCAGCATTCAGCAATTAAAATTAGGAAATTAATGAATCGCAAAGGAGATAGGGAAGATATCGCTAATATAATAAATATGATAAGAAATAAAATTCCTGATGTAAAATTAAGAACTTCTTTAATAAGTGGATTCCCAGGTGAAAGTCAAGCCGATTTTGAAGATCTAAAAAACTTTATAAAAGAATTTAAATTTGATCGCTTAGGAGTATTTGAATTTTCTTTAGAAGAAGATACTGCAGCCTATAATCTGCCCAACAGAATATCTCCTGAAGTTAAAAAACAGAGAAAAGAAGAACTTTTAGAAATTCAACAAGAAATTTCTTTAGAGAAAAACAAAGGTCTTTTAAATCAAGAGCTTGAGGTAATCATTGAAGAAAAAACTGATGATCATTATCTGGCTCGTTCTAGATTTGATTCTCCAGAGATTGATAATCAAATTTACATTCCAGTTGCGAATAATGACTTAAAAATTGGTAATATCTATAGGACCTTTATTACAGAAGCCTATCATTATGAATTGAAAGGAGAGATAAAAGATGAATCTACCAAATAA
- a CDS encoding DUF2103 domain-containing protein, whose translation MANKYRHNKIKQEHTIIEDILPFLEDIAISALIKSIIPGRINRRKGSGVPAYLQLKYNTRSGIKLIAKNSSSLQEIFVVTDYPDKTMEFLKKLDYVK comes from the coding sequence ATGGCTAATAAGTACAGACACAACAAAATAAAACAGGAGCATACTATTATTGAAGATATACTTCCATTTTTAGAGGATATTGCTATTTCAGCACTGATCAAGAGCATTATTCCTGGTAGAATAAATCGTCGTAAGGGAAGTGGAGTTCCTGCTTATCTGCAGTTGAAATATAATACAAGAAGTGGAATCAAATTGATAGCTAAAAACAGTTCTTCTCTGCAGGAGATTTTTGTAGTAACAGATTACCCGGATAAGACTATGGAATTTTTAAAAAAATTAGATTATGTAAAGTAA